In one window of Candidatus Scalindua sp. DNA:
- a CDS encoding 1,4-dihydroxy-6-naphthoate synthase encodes MKLKMGISPCPNDTFIFHALLHRLIDTGLFEFEVTFADVQRLNEGAQAGDFDVVKISFGNLWNVQDTYGLLYSGGAMGYGCGPLLLSAKSNLLDPDIPVGVPGKNTTANTLLRFWAERKGVTFEVEYACFDELYRDLLKGERVQSLVIHENRFTYEADGLYLICDLGEYWEHKTGAPIPLGGIVVRRELGSDVAKRVDELIRQSVEFAWKNPEKSTAFIREHAQETEKSVVSSHIAMYVNDFSAHMGDRGERAVRRLQQLIAPEFAGVNTCFAYDY; translated from the coding sequence GTGAAGTTGAAAATGGGTATTTCACCGTGTCCCAATGATACGTTTATCTTTCATGCCCTGTTACATCGATTGATAGATACGGGATTATTTGAGTTTGAGGTAACTTTTGCCGATGTTCAGAGACTGAATGAAGGTGCTCAGGCCGGGGATTTTGATGTCGTAAAAATTTCTTTCGGGAATCTGTGGAATGTACAGGATACATATGGCCTTTTATATTCCGGGGGTGCCATGGGGTATGGGTGTGGCCCGCTTCTCCTTTCTGCAAAATCAAATCTTCTTGATCCGGATATTCCGGTAGGTGTTCCGGGGAAAAACACAACAGCAAATACCCTTCTTCGGTTTTGGGCTGAGCGTAAAGGGGTAACTTTTGAAGTTGAGTATGCCTGTTTTGATGAATTGTATCGAGATCTGTTAAAGGGGGAGAGGGTGCAAAGCCTGGTGATTCATGAGAATCGATTTACTTATGAAGCGGACGGCTTGTATCTGATCTGTGACCTGGGTGAGTATTGGGAGCATAAGACCGGGGCACCGATCCCGTTGGGAGGCATTGTGGTTCGCAGGGAGTTAGGTTCCGATGTGGCGAAGCGGGTGGATGAGCTGATTCGCCAGAGTGTCGAGTTTGCCTGGAAGAATCCTGAAAAGTCGACGGCTTTTATCCGGGAGCATGCCCAGGAAACGGAAAAGAGTGTTGTCTCGTCTCATATAGCGATGTACGTAAATGATTTCTCCGCGCACATGGGGGATAGAGGAGAGAGGGCGGTAAGGAGGCTGCAGCAGCTGATTGCACCGGAGTTTGCTGGCGTGAATACCTGTTTTGCTTACGATTACTGA
- a CDS encoding methyltransferase domain-containing protein — translation MQVTMVKYLFIAMSLWLSCCLSLSADTRRPGRLFPPAKIPVLEEQREWQDIEEIMKRVGIQSGDVVADIGAGSGFFTIPLAEKVGARGLVYAEDIQKGMVDYIAQKVDQMQIENIRVVLGEIDDPALPENTLDYAFMANIYHELEQPLLLLKNVKNDLHLHGKLVIIDWDPRKPSPFGPPKEEKVPEEIVLKEAEEAGFTFVERHEFMPYHYLLLFEKSIINPCN, via the coding sequence ATGCAGGTAACTATGGTAAAATATCTCTTTATTGCCATGTCACTATGGCTATCCTGCTGCTTATCTCTATCGGCTGACACCAGACGGCCTGGCCGGCTCTTTCCTCCGGCAAAAATACCCGTACTGGAGGAGCAGAGGGAATGGCAGGATATTGAAGAGATCATGAAGAGAGTGGGTATTCAATCCGGTGACGTAGTGGCTGATATAGGGGCGGGTTCCGGTTTTTTTACTATCCCCCTGGCGGAGAAAGTAGGGGCCAGAGGCCTGGTTTATGCGGAAGATATCCAGAAGGGGATGGTTGATTACATTGCCCAAAAGGTAGATCAGATGCAGATAGAGAACATTCGAGTTGTTCTGGGTGAAATCGATGACCCGGCACTTCCCGAAAATACCTTAGATTATGCTTTTATGGCAAATATCTATCACGAGTTGGAACAACCTCTTTTGCTCTTGAAAAATGTCAAGAATGACCTGCATCTCCATGGTAAATTAGTCATTATTGACTGGGATCCTCGCAAACCATCGCCTTTTGGACCTCCGAAAGAGGAGAAAGTCCCCGAAGAAATTGTTTTAAAAGAGGCTGAAGAAGCTGGATTTACATTCGTAGAAAGGCATGAATTTATGCCGTATCACTATTTATTACTCTTTGAAAAAAGTATAATAAATCCCTGCAATTGA
- the dapF gene encoding diaminopimelate epimerase, with product MKFTKMQGIGNDYVYINCFDEVVENPSKLAVAISDRHYGVGSDGLILIMPSEVADVKMRIFNADGSEAQMCGNGIRCVAKYSYACDLKKCEKITIETLAGIKTAMLTLTDDTVSRVKVEMGTPLLLRNEIPMVGKNEIVINEPLHLDNSSINITCVSMGNPHCISFWDDVDSLALESIGKAIENHDVFPQRINAHFVQIISSNKIKMRTWERGSGETLACGTGAIASCVASVLNKKTERSITVCLLGGDLLTEWTEDNKTYMTGPAEFVFTGQWEEKKT from the coding sequence TTGAAATTTACAAAAATGCAAGGAATCGGGAATGATTATGTATACATCAATTGCTTTGATGAAGTCGTTGAAAATCCATCAAAATTAGCAGTAGCAATAAGTGACAGGCATTATGGTGTTGGCAGTGATGGCTTAATCTTAATTATGCCGTCTGAGGTTGCCGATGTTAAAATGCGCATATTTAATGCAGACGGGAGTGAGGCACAAATGTGTGGTAATGGCATCAGGTGTGTAGCAAAATATTCTTATGCCTGTGATCTGAAAAAATGTGAAAAGATTACCATTGAGACATTAGCAGGTATAAAGACTGCAATGCTGACCCTCACAGATGATACTGTTTCCCGGGTAAAAGTAGAGATGGGTACCCCATTGTTGCTGAGAAATGAGATACCCATGGTAGGGAAAAATGAGATTGTCATAAACGAACCGCTCCACCTTGACAACTCTTCCATAAACATCACCTGTGTCTCTATGGGGAACCCGCACTGTATATCGTTCTGGGATGATGTTGATTCTTTAGCGCTTGAAAGTATTGGAAAAGCCATTGAGAATCACGATGTGTTCCCTCAAAGAATAAATGCACATTTTGTACAGATTATTTCTTCGAATAAAATAAAAATGAGAACCTGGGAAAGGGGCTCCGGGGAAACTCTGGCATGCGGCACCGGTGCAATAGCATCCTGCGTTGCCAGTGTACTTAATAAAAAAACCGAAAGATCAATAACTGTTTGTTTGCTGGGTGGTGATCTGCTGACTGAATGGACGGAAGACAATAAAACGTATATGACAGGACCTGCCGAATTTGTTTTTACTGGCCAGTGGGAAGAAAAGAAAACCTAG
- a CDS encoding SDR family oxidoreductase → MRTLVTGGSGFLGSHICDYLLDKGHQVICMDNLLTGTTSNINHLMGNPNFQFIKHNVSDYIYIGGEIDAILHFASPASPLDYLRLPIQTLKVGSLGTLNALGVAKNKDARFLLASTSEVYGDPLAHPQSEDYWGNVNPVGPRGVYDEAKRFAEAMVMAYHTHHGLDTKIARIFNTYGPRMRIKDGRALPAFISQAIVGDDLTVFGDGSQTRSFCYVSDLVDGICKLLMSEYNHPVNIGNPEELTLMDMAREIIDLTQSKSGIVFKPLPTDDPKCRQPDITKAKELLDWSPKTGRTEGLKKTIEYFKGVLGK, encoded by the coding sequence ATGCGAACGCTTGTAACCGGCGGATCAGGCTTTTTAGGATCCCATATTTGTGATTATCTCTTAGATAAGGGGCACCAGGTGATATGTATGGACAATCTCCTGACTGGAACCACCTCAAATATTAATCATCTCATGGGAAATCCGAATTTCCAGTTTATTAAACATAATGTGAGTGATTACATTTACATTGGAGGAGAAATTGATGCTATTTTACATTTTGCGTCACCGGCAAGCCCACTGGATTATTTAAGATTGCCTATTCAAACGTTAAAGGTCGGCTCACTGGGAACACTGAATGCTTTAGGGGTAGCAAAAAACAAGGATGCCAGGTTTCTCCTGGCATCGACATCAGAAGTTTACGGTGATCCCCTCGCCCATCCACAAAGCGAAGATTACTGGGGAAACGTGAATCCCGTAGGACCGAGAGGTGTTTACGATGAAGCAAAAAGATTTGCTGAGGCAATGGTTATGGCTTACCACACACATCACGGACTTGACACAAAGATTGCGAGAATTTTCAATACCTATGGGCCAAGGATGCGGATAAAGGATGGAAGAGCATTGCCTGCATTTATTTCACAGGCAATTGTTGGTGACGATTTAACCGTTTTTGGTGACGGTTCCCAGACGAGGAGTTTTTGCTACGTTTCTGATCTGGTTGATGGCATCTGTAAGCTGCTTATGTCGGAATATAATCACCCGGTAAATATTGGAAATCCTGAAGAGTTAACGTTAATGGATATGGCCAGAGAGATCATTGATCTTACACAAAGTAAAAGTGGAATAGTCTTCAAACCTTTGCCTACCGATGATCCAAAATGCAGACAGCCGGACATAACCAAGGCGAAAGAGTTATTGGATTGGTCACCTAAGACAGGACGAACAGAAGGTCTCAAAAAAACCATTGAATACTTTAAAGGTGTATTAGGAAAATAA
- a CDS encoding aspartate kinase — MQLIVQKFGGTSVADAARIKAAAKRVTETFSNGNKVIVVVSARGKMTDDLLELAYEIDKRPSTRELDMLLSTGEQMSCALMAMAIHSLGFPAVSFSGRQIGITTDSTHTKARIVNINADRISAELSRNKIIVIAGYQGVDENDNITTLGRGGSDTTAVAIAALLKADMCDIFTDVDGVYTSDPRIVPDARKLAKISYDEILELASLGAQVLNVRSIEVAKKYNVPLRVRPSFNDGSGTLICREVSEMENIVVSGATVTKNEAKITIMGIPDRPGSAAKIFQELAEAKINVDVIIQNISSNGLADVTFTVLRDDLAFALETTERIKNKINATGIIADDKIAKLSIVGIGMRSHCGIAEDLFRALADEEINIQMISTSEIKISCVIDQKCADRALVAVHKAFKLDRE; from the coding sequence GTGCAACTCATTGTTCAAAAATTCGGCGGGACATCTGTCGCCGATGCTGCACGTATTAAAGCTGCAGCGAAACGTGTAACTGAAACTTTTTCGAATGGCAACAAAGTTATCGTAGTCGTCTCGGCACGAGGAAAAATGACAGATGACCTCTTGGAGTTAGCGTATGAAATTGACAAAAGACCATCCACACGCGAACTTGATATGCTCCTTTCCACCGGAGAACAGATGTCGTGTGCACTGATGGCCATGGCAATTCATTCTCTCGGTTTTCCTGCAGTATCATTTTCCGGCAGGCAAATAGGAATTACCACAGATAGTACTCATACAAAGGCACGAATTGTTAACATAAACGCAGATCGAATCTCAGCAGAGCTTTCTCGTAATAAAATTATCGTAATCGCCGGGTATCAAGGAGTTGATGAAAACGACAATATAACTACGCTTGGCCGTGGCGGTTCCGATACTACGGCTGTTGCAATTGCGGCTCTTCTCAAAGCGGATATGTGTGATATATTTACGGATGTGGATGGAGTGTATACATCTGATCCGCGTATTGTCCCCGATGCACGAAAACTTGCGAAAATATCATATGATGAAATATTAGAGCTCGCAAGTTTAGGTGCTCAGGTTCTTAATGTGAGATCGATAGAAGTTGCCAAAAAATATAATGTCCCGCTCCGTGTGAGACCAAGCTTTAACGATGGTTCAGGAACCCTTATATGCAGAGAGGTTAGTGAAATGGAAAACATAGTCGTCAGTGGAGCAACTGTCACAAAGAATGAAGCAAAAATTACCATTATGGGAATACCAGACAGACCTGGCAGCGCCGCAAAGATCTTTCAGGAGCTGGCGGAAGCAAAAATAAACGTCGATGTGATCATACAAAACATAAGCTCAAACGGTTTAGCAGATGTGACGTTCACGGTACTGCGAGACGATCTGGCGTTTGCTCTTGAAACAACAGAGAGAATTAAGAATAAAATCAATGCAACTGGCATCATTGCCGATGACAAGATCGCAAAACTCTCTATCGTAGGTATCGGCATGAGATCTCACTGTGGTATCGCGGAAGATCTGTTTCGTGCATTAGCCGATGAAGAGATAAACATTCAAATGATAAGTACTTCCGAGATCAAGATTTCTTGTGTTATAGACCAGAAGTGTGCTGACAGGGCTCTTGTTGCAGTACATAAGGCCTTCAAGCTTGACAGGGAGTAA
- a CDS encoding SIS domain-containing protein: protein MNQRNSNLSIKTTTSTIIQEIKDVLFNVKEDEFTRFLDAIKDSNNIFVTGQGRSGLVARTFAMRLTHIGFKCFVVGETTTPNIDNGDLLIACSSSGKTSITCHIASLARDLDAFIVVITAHPDSELSRKSTLTIEIPAPAREIGHVFQSKYSVQFRSTLFEQACLVYLDAVILTLVRLLDREEAEMMNRHANLE, encoded by the coding sequence ATGAATCAGAGAAACAGCAATTTAAGCATCAAGACAACAACTTCTACAATAATACAAGAAATAAAAGACGTATTATTTAATGTTAAGGAAGATGAATTTACACGTTTTTTAGATGCCATTAAGGATTCAAACAATATATTTGTTACGGGGCAAGGCCGTTCCGGGCTTGTTGCCAGGACATTTGCCATGCGGTTAACCCATATCGGATTTAAGTGTTTTGTTGTTGGTGAAACAACCACACCAAACATTGACAATGGAGACTTACTTATTGCCTGCAGCAGTTCTGGTAAAACTTCGATAACTTGTCATATAGCGAGTCTGGCAAGAGATCTGGATGCATTCATTGTCGTCATCACCGCTCATCCTGATTCGGAACTATCACGCAAATCAACCTTAACAATTGAAATACCGGCACCAGCAAGAGAGATAGGTCATGTTTTTCAATCCAAATATTCTGTACAGTTTCGCAGCACGTTGTTTGAACAGGCCTGTCTCGTTTACCTCGATGCTGTTATTTTGACACTTGTTCGCTTGCTGGACAGGGAAGAGGCCGAAATGATGAACAGACACGCGAACCTGGAATAA
- a CDS encoding YggT family protein, whose amino-acid sequence MMAGNSFIGQIITLYEIVLIVRIILSWVPHNAYHPAAVFLYKITDPVLTPVRRIIPSIGGIDVSPIVVFIGLGFIKRAVS is encoded by the coding sequence ATGATGGCAGGCAATTCCTTTATTGGTCAAATTATAACGCTTTATGAAATTGTACTTATTGTAAGAATCATTTTATCCTGGGTTCCGCATAATGCCTATCATCCGGCAGCGGTATTTCTCTACAAAATAACAGATCCCGTTTTAACCCCTGTCAGACGTATAATACCGTCAATCGGCGGAATTGATGTTTCCCCTATTGTTGTCTTTATCGGGCTAGGATTTATCAAAAGGGCCGTTAGTTAA